The following are encoded in a window of Flavobacterium cupriresistens genomic DNA:
- a CDS encoding ABC transporter ATP-binding protein: MKAKAFDTRLFKRILKYTKPYKWRYYGVIIFAVSLSVFAALRPYLLKQTVDGYIKTHDQYGLLMYIVLMGVVLLMEVFSQFYFVYWANWLGQDIVKDIRTKLFKHILSFRMKYFDLVPVGQLVTRSVSDIESIARIFSQGLFMIISDLMKMIVVLIFMFYMNWKLTWIVVVAMPILVYITRIFQRKMQVAFEEVRTQIANMNSFVQERVTGMKIVQLFNRERIEAENFKEINNKHKVAWIKTILYNSIFFPIADIISSITLGLVVVYGGFRILNGDHFTTFGDLFSYTMFIGMLFNPLRQIADKFNEMQLGMIAANRVFDIIDTQDHIQDTGTLEAPIFNGSIEFKEVRFSYIPEEEVIKGIDLSVASGQTVAIVGSTGAGKSTIINLLNRFYEINSGTICIDGHNIENYTLASLRKQIAVVLQDVFLFADTIYNNITLHNPEITREQVLDAAKKIGVHDFIMSLPDNYDFDVKERGVMLSSGQRQLIAFLRSYVSNPSILILDEATSSIDTYSEELIQRATETITKGRTSIIIAHRLATIVNADKIVVMDKGLIVEEGTHQELLSKTDGYYKNLYDSQFAVAN, from the coding sequence ATGAAAGCAAAAGCATTTGATACCCGTTTATTCAAACGAATTCTAAAATATACCAAACCTTACAAATGGCGCTACTATGGCGTTATTATATTTGCTGTTTCGTTGTCTGTTTTTGCAGCACTGCGTCCCTACTTATTAAAACAAACGGTCGACGGCTATATCAAGACTCACGACCAATATGGTTTATTAATGTATATCGTATTAATGGGAGTGGTTTTACTGATGGAAGTTTTCTCTCAGTTTTATTTTGTTTACTGGGCCAACTGGCTCGGACAGGATATTGTAAAAGACATTCGAACCAAACTCTTTAAACACATTCTGAGTTTCAGAATGAAATATTTTGATTTGGTTCCGGTGGGACAATTAGTAACCAGATCTGTATCTGATATCGAATCTATCGCCCGTATTTTCAGTCAGGGATTGTTTATGATCATCAGTGATCTGATGAAAATGATCGTGGTATTGATTTTTATGTTTTATATGAACTGGAAACTAACCTGGATCGTAGTGGTTGCCATGCCAATTCTTGTGTACATCACCAGAATTTTCCAACGTAAAATGCAGGTGGCTTTTGAAGAAGTTCGTACGCAGATTGCCAACATGAACTCATTTGTGCAGGAACGTGTTACGGGAATGAAGATTGTACAGCTCTTTAACCGCGAGAGAATCGAAGCCGAAAATTTCAAAGAAATCAACAACAAACACAAAGTTGCCTGGATCAAAACCATATTATATAACTCGATCTTCTTTCCGATTGCCGATATTATATCCTCGATTACTTTAGGATTGGTTGTCGTTTATGGTGGATTCCGAATTTTAAACGGAGATCATTTTACCACTTTTGGGGATTTATTTTCATATACCATGTTTATCGGAATGTTGTTTAACCCATTGCGCCAGATCGCGGATAAATTTAACGAGATGCAATTGGGAATGATCGCTGCCAATCGTGTTTTTGATATCATAGACACACAAGACCATATTCAGGATACCGGAACGCTTGAGGCTCCTATTTTCAATGGAAGCATTGAATTTAAAGAAGTCCGTTTTAGTTATATCCCGGAAGAAGAAGTTATAAAAGGAATTGATTTATCGGTTGCCTCAGGGCAGACTGTTGCGATTGTAGGATCGACGGGAGCAGGAAAATCAACCATTATCAATCTTCTGAATCGTTTTTACGAAATTAACAGCGGAACGATTTGCATTGACGGACACAATATTGAAAACTACACTTTGGCTTCCTTGCGAAAACAAATTGCCGTGGTTTTACAAGATGTGTTTTTATTTGCCGATACAATTTACAACAACATCACCTTACACAATCCCGAAATTACGCGGGAGCAGGTTTTAGATGCGGCCAAAAAAATTGGCGTTCACGATTTTATTATGAGCCTGCCCGACAATTACGATTTTGATGTTAAAGAGCGTGGCGTTATGCTTTCATCAGGACAACGTCAATTAATCGCTTTTCTACGTTCGTATGTCAGCAATCCGAGTATCTTGATTTTAGATGAAGCCACTTCGTCGATTGATACGTATTCTGAAGAACTGATTCAGCGTGCCACAGAAACCATTACAAAAGGAAGAACCTCAATTATCATTGCGCACCGATTGGCGACTATCGTAAATGCGGACAAAATTGTAGTAATGGACAAAGGTCTAATTGTCGAAGAAGGAACACATCAGGAACTGCTTAGCAAAACAGATGGGTATTACAAAAACCTGTACGATTCGCAATTTGCCGTCGCAAATTAA
- a CDS encoding histidine kinase, which translates to MKFSFSNTTSRRAFLIYGTISILVTVISVYFISNLITDLTNKTNELSASRNFVKKQEIMTMEFSKLLEHEMQIKHLLKISSSKNLLSNLEVLSSIQATDSLVTNNWFQINDGQIHFENDTTSAALKKDIRDFTATNKSAQHINTIVPQGKDWAWRIYFKSISPDGTIVRYGYDVNLRLLHDYFSIIDVTTSNYAFIFDEKGKCIYHPETSFIGKNVYDIASIQSSDTIFTKKSDYVKRTTLSEYLKLDVIRFTKKMDIKGAKWFICVSFPKDVIDEDVTSIKKYATSIYSITTIMLLFIFYLFTYANRRAYKEKEIVIKEKNTLLVENEKIIKEKALIQLQQLKEQINPHFLFNSLNSLYMLIGSDVKTAQKFTLNLSRIYRYLIDPPEKNIVLLKEELLFIEKYIFLQQTRFKEELLFSIEIEDEAALTKSLPYLALQIVVENAIKHNMATDEIPLRTKIVIKADKVIITNNLQKKQHVEPSTQFGLNYLQSIYNHYAKSDFEASEKEDNFVCILPLIDIHS; encoded by the coding sequence TTGAAATTCAGTTTTAGCAATACCACCTCCAGACGAGCGTTTTTAATTTACGGCACGATCTCTATTTTAGTTACCGTGATTTCGGTGTACTTTATTAGTAACCTGATTACAGATCTTACCAACAAAACAAATGAATTAAGTGCCAGTCGGAATTTTGTTAAAAAACAGGAAATCATGACGATGGAATTTTCAAAGCTTCTGGAACATGAAATGCAGATTAAACATCTTCTAAAAATCAGCAGCTCTAAAAATCTGTTATCGAATCTTGAAGTATTGAGTTCAATTCAGGCAACAGATTCGTTGGTTACTAATAATTGGTTTCAGATTAATGACGGTCAAATTCACTTTGAGAATGATACGACCTCTGCAGCTTTAAAAAAGGATATTCGTGATTTTACGGCCACCAATAAATCTGCGCAACATATAAACACCATTGTTCCGCAGGGAAAAGACTGGGCCTGGAGAATTTATTTCAAATCAATTAGTCCTGACGGAACCATTGTTCGTTATGGCTACGACGTGAACTTAAGGTTATTGCATGATTATTTTTCGATCATAGATGTCACGACGTCTAATTACGCTTTTATATTTGACGAAAAAGGGAAATGTATTTATCATCCCGAAACTTCTTTCATAGGCAAAAATGTGTATGATATTGCTTCTATTCAGTCCTCTGATACTATTTTCACTAAAAAAAGCGATTATGTAAAACGCACTACTCTTTCTGAATACTTAAAACTGGATGTCATTCGTTTTACTAAAAAAATGGATATAAAAGGCGCTAAATGGTTTATTTGTGTGAGTTTTCCAAAAGATGTTATTGATGAAGATGTTACTTCTATAAAAAAATACGCAACTTCTATCTATTCGATTACTACGATAATGCTTCTTTTTATTTTCTATCTCTTTACTTATGCCAACAGAAGGGCTTATAAAGAAAAAGAAATCGTAATCAAGGAAAAGAATACCTTGTTGGTTGAAAATGAAAAAATAATAAAAGAGAAGGCCCTTATTCAACTCCAACAATTGAAGGAGCAGATAAATCCGCATTTTTTATTCAATTCGCTCAACTCACTTTATATGTTAATTGGCAGCGATGTAAAAACGGCACAGAAATTTACCTTAAACCTGTCTCGTATTTATCGTTACTTAATTGACCCGCCTGAAAAAAATATAGTTCTATTAAAGGAGGAGCTATTATTTATCGAAAAATATATATTCCTGCAACAAACCCGTTTTAAGGAAGAGTTGTTATTTTCTATCGAAATAGAAGATGAAGCTGCTTTAACAAAAAGCCTTCCCTATTTAGCACTTCAGATTGTGGTTGAAAATGCCATCAAACACAACATGGCTACAGACGAAATTCCGTTGCGCACCAAAATCGTTATTAAGGCAGATAAAGTTATTATTACCAACAATCTGCAGAAAAAACAGCATGTAGAACCTAGTACTCAGTTTGGATTAAATTACCTCCAGAGTATTTACAATCACTATGCTAAAAGTGATTTTGAAGCCTCAGAAAAAGAGGATAATTTCGTATGTATTTTGCCTTTAATCGACATTCACTCCTAA